The genomic window CCGTAACGAGTAGAGTGAGCGTGGCTGCGCGCATGGAATGGGCCGCTTGTGTGAGGTGCGAATCCCAGCAGCTTAGTCGGATGCCTCGGTCGTCACAACAGGCGAGCTCCGTGGTGCAATCCGGGTCACCTCCGCTCGGCCAGAGGGACGAATTGCCTCGTGGCCGGACCGGTGTAATTCGCTCTCGGTCGGATCAGCCGGTTATTGGACAGTTGCTCGATCACATGCGCGCTCCAGCCGGCGACGCGGCTGACGACGAACAGGGGCGTGTAGAGTTCGACCGGTAGGTTCAGGTAGTGATAGAGCCTCGCGCTCGGCCAATCGAGATTCGGCGGGAGCTTTTTCTCTTCGCGGACGATGCCTTCGATCACGTCGGCCATCTGCTCCATGTCTTCGTGGCCAGTTTCCGCCGCGAGTTTCGCGCACCAGGCCTTGAGATACGCCGCGCGCGGGTCGCCGTCTTTGTAAACGCGGTGCCCGAAGCCCATGATGCGTTGCTTGCTGGCAAGCGCGTTGCGAATCCAGCCCTCGGCGCGATCGGAGCTGCCGACTTTTTGCAGCACCTCCAGCACGCGTTCGTTGGCGCCGCCGTGCAACGGGCCTTTAAGCGCGCCGATCGCGCCGGTCACCGCTGAATGCAAATCAGACAGCGTCGAACAAATCACGCGCGCGGTGAACGTCGAGGCGTTGTATTCGTGCTCGGCATAGAGAATGAGCGAAATATCCATCGCCCGTTCCCAAGCCGGCGTCGGTTCAACGCGCGTCAACATGAAAAGTTGATTCGCCGCCAGGCTCAAACCCGGCTGTGGCAACACCGGTTCCTTCCCTTCGCGAAGTCGCTGCGCGGCCGCCAAGATGACCGGCAATTGCGCCAACAGTCGCTCCGCTTTTCGCAGATTCGCGTCGCGCCCGTTGTCGGCCGTATCCGGATCCCAATGCGCGAGCATGCTCGCGCCGGTCCGCATGACGTCCATCATCGAGGCGTCGCTCGGTAACGCGCGCAGTGTTTGCAGGATCGGCTCGGCAACTTGCGCGGCCTCCAGACGCGTACGAAACTCACCCAGCTCCTTCAGCGTCGGCAATTCGCCGTACAGCAGCAGGTAGGCCGTTTCCTCGAACGTGGCGTGCTCGGCCAGTTGCTCGACCGCATAACCGCGGTACTCGAGCCCGCCGACGATCGTGCTGATCGCCGTCTCGCCGGCGACCACGCCTTCCAACCCAGGGCTATACACCAAGTCCGCCATACTGGCTCGTGCTCCTTGAAAGTTGTAACCGCGAAATACGCGAAATGACGCGAAAGTAGGACCGAATGGTCGGATTCTATGTAGCGGCCCGACTAGGTTATACTACGCAATGCAGAGTCTCAATGGCTCGTCACAACACGCAGTGAGCATCAAGCCATCCCTTCCCCATTTCGCGTGATTTCGCGCATTTCGCGGTTCCATCCGCCCTACGGCGCAGCGTTCACATCGAGTTCCTTAACCAAGAAACTCAACTGATCCGCAGCCAGTTCAATGCGTTTGCTGGTCGGCGTTCCGGCGCCGTGGCCGGCTTTGGATTCAATCCGAATCAACGTCGGCTCCGGCCCGGCTTGCGTTTCCTGCAACGTCGCGGCGAATTTGAAGCTGTGCGCGGGCACCACGCGGTCATCATGGTCGGCCGTCGTCACCAACGTTGCCGGATACTTCACTCCGGCCTTGAGATTGTGCAGTGGTGAATAGGCCAACAACGATTTGAATTGCTCGGCATCGTCCGAGGAACCGTATTCCGGCACCCAGGCCCAGCCGATGGTGAACTTGTGAAAGCGGAGCATGTCCATCACGCCGACCGCGGGAATGCAGGCACCGTAGAGATCGGGCCGCTGCGTCATGCACGCGCCGACCAGCAAGCCGCCGTTGCTGCCGCCGAAGATGGCGAGTTTTTCTTTGGACGTGTAACGCTGGTCGATCAAGTACTCCGCCGCAGCGATGAAATCGTCGAATACGTTCTGCTTGTGCTCTTTCATGCCCGCTTCGTGCCATTCGCGGCCATATTCGCCGCCGCCGCGCAGGTTCGGCAACGCGTAGATGCCGCCCATCTCCATCCACACGGCGTTCGTGACCGAATAGCTCGGCGTCAGCGAAATATCGAAGCCGCCATAGGCGTAGAGCAGTGTGGGATTCGTACCGTCGAGCTTCACGCCCTTCTTGGCCGTGATAAACATCGGCACCTTCGTGCCGTCTTTGCTTTGATAGAACACTTGCTTGGTTTCGTAGCGGCTGGAATCAAACGCCGTCTTGGGCGCGCGGAACACACTGCTTTCGCCTGTTTTCAGGTCGTAGCGATAGATCGTCGCCGGCTGCGTGAAGCTGACGAACGAATAAAACGTTTCGCGTTGATCGCGCCGTCCGCGAAAACCACCGACGGTGCCGATTCCCGGTAGTTCCACCGTGCCGAGCGATTTGCCGTCCAGCCCATGCACCTGCACCTGGTTGTAGGCGTCCTTCATGTACACAGCGAACATCCGGTCGCCCACCACGCTGGCAGATTCCAGTACGTCGTCGCCTTGCGCGAGAATCTCCTTCCACGCGTCCCGGCCCGGATGCGCGGTGTCGATCGCCACGACGCGGCTGCGCGGGGCGTCGAGATCGGTCTGCACGTAGAACACGCCGCCGTCGTTGGCGACAAATTGGTACTTGGCGTCGAAACCGGTCAGCAACTCTACGACGGATGAGCCTGGCTTCGACAGGTCTTGATAGAACAACTGGTTCTTGCGTTCGGTGCCGTGCGTGACGGTGATGATCAGAAACTTGCCGTCCTCGGTCACCTCGCCGTCGAAGCCCCATTCCTTTTCATCGGGACGATGGTACGTAAGCACGTCTTCTGATTGCGGTGTGCCGACGCGATGGAAATACAGCTTTTGAAAATAGTTGGTGTCGGTGAATTTCGTCTCTTCATTCGGCTCGTCGTAGCGGCTGTAGTAGAAGCCCGCCCCGTCCGGCGTCCAGGATGCGCCGGAGAACTTGATCCACTTCAAATGATCTTCCAGGTCTTTGCCGCTGTCGACGCTGCGGACTTTCCACTCCTGCCAATCGGAACCTGACGAAGCCAGTCCATAGGCCAACGATTTTCCATCGTCGCTTAAAGCCGTGCCGCTGAGCGCCACGGTGCCGTCTTCGCTAAGGTTGTTGGGATTCAGCAACTCGCGCGGCTCGCCGTCGAGCGTGTCCGATACATAGATCACGCTCTGGTTCTGCAGGCCGTCATTGCGGTCATAGAAGTATTTCCCGCCGCGCTCCGCCGGCAGCCCGAAGCGCTCGAAATTCCAGAGCTCCGTCAGTCGCTCCTGGATCTTGGCCCGCTGCGGAATTGCGGCATAGTACTTGGCCGTTAACTCCTGCTGCGCTTTCACCCACGTGCGCGTCTCTTCGCTATCCGGGTCTTCCAGCCAGCGATAAGGGTCGGCCACCTGCGTGTCATGGTACTCGTCGACCTGGTCGCTCTTTCGCGCCGCGGGATACGTCCATGCCGCAGCTCCGGTCTCGGGACGTTCGGCGGCGCGGGCCGGTTCCAGGTGGTCCGACATGGTCAACATCCACCCTGCGCCGAAAACGGCCGACACAAAAAGTGCGACGGGTCCTGCACGCATAGTTCACCTGGCGAAATGCGAAGGAGTATTGTGTGGGTCATCGCGGGAATTATAGCGTATTGCCCACGCGAAATAGAGCCGGCAGCGCCCGCGTTCCGAAGCGGCCAGTTTCTCGCTCACGATTGTGGCCGTCAGTTGCTTGGCTGCCGGTCGGCTCAGCGTTAGAATCACGCTCAAACTCACCGGAAACACCTGTTGCGAAGGCCCTCGCCATGAAATCCTGGCTTCCCTGGTTCGCCCTGCTGCTCGTCGCTCTTGGTTCGCAACCAGCGATTGCGCAAAACGACGCACCGTTCTCCGATCGCGCCGAGGCGCTGCCGTTTCCGCCCGACGCGCGGGAAGTCGAATTCGACGCCAACTTCGACGACATCGAATTCCAATCCGGTTCGTCGTTGAACGCGCTGGCCGCCTTCTATCGCCGCGAAATGGCCGCCCGCGGTTGGATGGAGGATGAAGAGGAAGCCGAGAGCGATGATGAATCGGCCGAAATGACGTTTCGATATGAAGGCGCGAAAGTCGTCCTCGAGCTTGACCAACGCTCCGATGCAGTCGTCGTGAGCATGGACTGCGAAGTGCTCGATTTCAGCAACAGTAGCGATCCCGCGGCGCTCATCAAGGCCGGCGTCCCCCAGCCCCGCGCGTACGTGTTTCTCCAAGACAAAACGCCGCGTCCCGCTGAAATCCAGGACGTGTTTTATCGCAGCAACGCCTGCCATTTCAAATCGCCGCTCGAGCTCCAGGCGGCGTTCGATTTCTACTTGAAAGCGCTCAAGTCCGACGGCTGGCGCGAATCGCGCAAACCCATCGTCACCGACGATCGCCGCTATACGGAATTTCAGCGGAAGGGCGTGGAGCTGAGCGTCAACATTTTCTCCGACGAGGTCGGCTCGCGGATCATTCTCACTTACGAAAGCGACGTCAAAGAGCCGAAGATTCCGCCGCTCGCGGAGGTGGCCTCATCAACGCCGAAGAAAAAGGCCTCCGGCGAACCGGATGAACCTGGCCAACCGGATGCGCCGACCGCCGACTTCGCGGAGACCGTCGTCGTCGACGTATCGAAAAACACCGGCGTCGCGACGGTCACGCTGGGCACGAAAAAGTACGCCTTCAAACACGTCGTGGCTTATCGCACGAAGTCCGATTCCGAAGACACGACGCAATTATTCTTTTGCGACCGAGCCATCCCGCTGCAAAAGCTCCAGGCCACGCTTGCCAAGGAAGACAGTGTCAGCATTAGCGATCTCTTTACGTCCGGCTTCCCGCAATACCTCAACATTCAGTTGAACGAATACTTGAGCTTTTCGTTCAACGCCGACGGCGCGGGGATCGGCAACAGCTTCGAAGACCCGATCAACGATCTCAAAGTCGAGAACGGTCGCGTGCAAGGCACGATCAAGACCCGCGAGCCGATGGAATTCTTCGACGAGAAGTTCTCCGTTTCGGCCACGATCGACGCGGTGATCATCACCTCCAGCACGCGTGTCGACCTAGCCACAGCGCCAATCGCAGCACGCGAAACGCGATCCCCGAAGACCGAAGTGCTGCTCCCCGAAGGCGCCGGCAACGTGCAAGGTGAAGGGAGTACGTACTGTAAGACCACGCGCGCGGATGTCGACCTGCCGCTACAGGCCGTCGTGGAGTTCTATCGCAAGGAACTGACCGCAAAAGGTTGGAAAGAACAGAAGCCAGCTGTCAGCTCGGACACTCCCGCGACGTTGATCTTCAAGAGTGCGACCGGCTCCATGGTAGTGCGCCTCTCTGGTGAAGGGGAAAGCACATCCATTGATGCCGCGGTGCATTTCGAAGCCAAGGCTAAGCAAGACGGCATGCTCCCGGAGGCGGGCAAAGGCCGGATCCTCCTTGCCAACGGTCACGAAAAGGCCGTGACGATCATGATCGGCAAAAAGAGCTACCCGCTCAAAGCCGGCCAAGGCATGGAAGATCCGAAAAAAGCCCTCAACTACACCGTCGCCCCGGGCAAGTATCAACTCACAATCAAAGTCCCCGGCCAGCCCGCGAAAAACGAATCGGTAGAAATCACCGCCAACACCACCTGGGGCGTCTTCGTCCTCCCGACCGGCGAGCCGCTTACGTACCAGATTTACTGGAGTGCGGACTCGAAGCCGGAGTAGGCCGAATTTCGTAGGTCAGGCGCCGCCGCCGAAGGAAGAAACGTTGTGTGACGGGGACGCGCTGCCGCATTCACAGATTGCGCCAACAATGTGCCTGACAGAAAACGACGCCGGTTTGTCACACAAGTCGTGCGAAGATTTGGGACGCGAATGCGATCAGCTTTCGTAAGTCGTCACT from Planctomycetia bacterium includes these protein-coding regions:
- a CDS encoding prolyl oligopeptidase family serine peptidase is translated as MSDHLEPARAAERPETGAAAWTYPAARKSDQVDEYHDTQVADPYRWLEDPDSEETRTWVKAQQELTAKYYAAIPQRAKIQERLTELWNFERFGLPAERGGKYFYDRNDGLQNQSVIYVSDTLDGEPRELLNPNNLSEDGTVALSGTALSDDGKSLAYGLASSGSDWQEWKVRSVDSGKDLEDHLKWIKFSGASWTPDGAGFYYSRYDEPNEETKFTDTNYFQKLYFHRVGTPQSEDVLTYHRPDEKEWGFDGEVTEDGKFLIITVTHGTERKNQLFYQDLSKPGSSVVELLTGFDAKYQFVANDGGVFYVQTDLDAPRSRVVAIDTAHPGRDAWKEILAQGDDVLESASVVGDRMFAVYMKDAYNQVQVHGLDGKSLGTVELPGIGTVGGFRGRRDQRETFYSFVSFTQPATIYRYDLKTGESSVFRAPKTAFDSSRYETKQVFYQSKDGTKVPMFITAKKGVKLDGTNPTLLYAYGGFDISLTPSYSVTNAVWMEMGGIYALPNLRGGGEYGREWHEAGMKEHKQNVFDDFIAAAEYLIDQRYTSKEKLAIFGGSNGGLLVGACMTQRPDLYGACIPAVGVMDMLRFHKFTIGWAWVPEYGSSDDAEQFKSLLAYSPLHNLKAGVKYPATLVTTADHDDRVVPAHSFKFAATLQETQAGPEPTLIRIESKAGHGAGTPTSKRIELAADQLSFLVKELDVNAAP
- a CDS encoding citrate/2-methylcitrate synthase, giving the protein MADLVYSPGLEGVVAGETAISTIVGGLEYRGYAVEQLAEHATFEETAYLLLYGELPTLKELGEFRTRLEAAQVAEPILQTLRALPSDASMMDVMRTGASMLAHWDPDTADNGRDANLRKAERLLAQLPVILAAAQRLREGKEPVLPQPGLSLAANQLFMLTRVEPTPAWERAMDISLILYAEHEYNASTFTARVICSTLSDLHSAVTGAIGALKGPLHGGANERVLEVLQKVGSSDRAEGWIRNALASKQRIMGFGHRVYKDGDPRAAYLKAWCAKLAAETGHEDMEQMADVIEGIVREEKKLPPNLDWPSARLYHYLNLPVELYTPLFVVSRVAGWSAHVIEQLSNNRLIRPRANYTGPATRQFVPLAERR